The genomic window GTCTGCCAAAGGGCTTGGGGAAGATAATCTCCTCAGGCTCGGTCATTGGCTTCACCTTGAAAATTTTCCCATTGCGCAGAATCAGGCAGGGCTCAATGTACTCATTCAAAAGACCCTGGGCAGAAAACACCAGGCGGTAAAAGATTGGTGGCTCGGGCTTTTGCGGCAAACCGCCAACCCGGATGTGCACCTCGTCGGTTCTGTCAAGCCGGCTGACCGCATCGGCAACAAGGACATTGGTGATGCCGGGCGCAAGACCGCAGTCAGGGATGACGGTGATATTTGCCGCCTGCGCCTTTTTATCAAGCGCCAGTTGTTTGCGGACAATGGTGTTGTTGCCACCAAGGTCGCAGAGGTTTGTTTTGGCGGCAATTGCCATTCTGGTCAGTTTCAGGTTGTATTCATAAGGGACGCAACTTATTCCCACCGCACAATGGGCAAGCAGTTCAATCAGATGGCGGTTGGTAACATCTGCCTCAATGGTCTTTAACTTCGGGCTTTTGAGCCACCTTTTCAGTTGTCTTAACCTCGTGCGGTCCTGGTCAACAACAAAGACCTTCTCAACATCCTTCTGGCGCACCAGGTCATAGGCGACCGCTCTTGCCATCAGACCGGCACCGAAAATAAGCGCCTTCATTGTTAAACTCTCCTTTCCCAATCAAAAGTGAGTGCCCATTTCCAGAATGGAACAAACTGAACCAATCCGGATGGTAACTTTTCCTCACCTTCGTAATCAGCGGTGATGACCGTTGATTTTCTTAGACTAAACTTTTCCATTGCCAAACCCAGTGGTGCCAGTTCACGCTCCCAGACCCCAAACGCCTGCGGGTCAGCACACACCTGGATTAGCGCTTTTGGTTTACCGGCATCGGTTATAACAAAGTCTACCTCCTGTCCCTTCCCATTCTGCCAATAGTAAATCCCAAGAAGCGGGAAAACCGCCTCCTGGCGCCGCAACTCCAGGAGGACTAAATTCTCAAGAACCCTGCCCCGGTCCTGACTGAATGTCAAGCCGTGAACCGCGCGTAAGCCCGGGTCTACAACATAAACCTTCCGCGGTCGCAGTGCTGTCTCTTTGAGGGAATGGGAGAACTTCCGCACGAGAAAAACCAGCCCGGTTTCCTCAAGACGATTGAGGTAGTTAATAACCGTCCGCTTGATGACCGGAACCGTGCCCTTCAACCAACGGCTGAAGGCGTTGACCGAAAAGGGAGTGGCAATGTTTGTCATCAGAAAACGGAATAACGTGCGCATAGCATTTAGATTCCGAATGCGATAACGCTCAACGATGTCGCGCAAAAACATCGTATCAAGATACTCCCGCAGAATCCGCAGCCGCATATTCGGCTCCTTTTCCAGCACCACCTCAGGGAATCCGCCAAAGTTGAAATAGTCCTCAAGGGCAGCGATTACCTCAAACCGGCGGCGCGAAAAAGAGGTGAGATGGTCTAAAGGGATGCCCCGGGCGGCAAGAAACTCGCGGGGCGAAA from candidate division WOR-3 bacterium includes these protein-coding regions:
- a CDS encoding saccharopine dehydrogenase C-terminal domain-containing protein, giving the protein MKALIFGAGLMARAVAYDLVRQKDVEKVFVVDQDRTRLRQLKRWLKSPKLKTIEADVTNRHLIELLAHCAVGISCVPYEYNLKLTRMAIAAKTNLCDLGGNNTIVRKQLALDKKAQAANITVIPDCGLAPGITNVLVADAVSRLDRTDEVHIRVGGLPQKPEPPIFYRLVFSAQGLLNEYIEPCLILRNGKIFKVKPMTEPEEIIFPKPFGRLEAFHTSGGSSTLVETFKDRVQELDYKTIRYPQHRLMFQLLLRAAVGNWQKLPRSLLACALEKVLGYEKDDCVLLRVDVRGKLNGRERLLRYQLIDYADRKKGLTAMMRTTGFAAAIVALMLARREIQKKGVLPGEKAIPSKRFIAELRQRGLNLKYRLV
- a CDS encoding ATP-binding protein translates to MGLKWYHKMHKDTLKLILNEFQEARFPRIVPRELKVPLDTDKAIAITGVRRCGKTFWLFGLAQQLVQSGVPKRHIGYVSFDDPRLVPADALDLELLREAHFELAPKADDGHRYLLLDEVQRVRNWELGVRRLLDTREFRLFVTGSSSQMLSRDIATTLRGRGLSYELLPFSPREFLAARGIPLDHLTSFSRRRFEVIAALEDYFNFGGFPEVVLEKEPNMRLRILREYLDTMFLRDIVERYRIRNLNAMRTLFRFLMTNIATPFSVNAFSRWLKGTVPVIKRTVINYLNRLEETGLVFLVRKFSHSLKETALRPRKVYVVDPGLRAVHGLTFSQDRGRVLENLVLLELRRQEAVFPLLGIYYWQNGKGQEVDFVITDAGKPKALIQVCADPQAFGVWERELAPLGLAMEKFSLRKSTVITADYEGEEKLPSGLVQFVPFWKWALTFDWERRV